ACCGCTATGATCGGGCTCGGTGTGGCTAATAATCAGGTAGTCAAGGGTGGATGGATCGACAGCTCCCTTGAGGGTATCGAGGTAGAGATCCCGAAACTTTTCGTGGGAGGTATCGACCAGGGCGGTCTTGTCACCGTAGATGATGAATGAGTTGTAGGTGGTGCCGTTTTGTAAGCCAAACTCAATATCAAAGCGATCGCGATCCCAGTCTAAGGAGCGAATCGTCACGGTATCGGGCGCAATCTCTGCGGTCTGGGTGGTCAATCGTTTTTGAACTGGGTTTACTACAGCGACCATCTGTAACCTCCTAGCTTGTCATTAAGGGTTTGAATAAGAGTTTTTACCTATGTCTATGATGCGACAAAGTTTGTCACATTAGTTATAGTGATCCTAAACATAAGTTTTTCTAACCTTGGGAAGACTCTTTCATAAGGGGCGATCGCTGCCCCCTAGCCCTACCATAGCGGCGATCGCCCCTGAATGACCTAGGAGATCAATTCGAATCCCTAAACAGACTCATTGGCAACGCTGACGGATTTGGTCTATTCACGAGAGGTTGCATGATTAGGATTGGTGACGCGCTAACCCAGATAGGGATAGGTATTGCCGTCGGTCATCATCGAGGGAATCCATTCAGATCCCTAAACAGATCCATTGGCAACGCTAACGGGTCTGGGCTGATCAAGAGAGGTTGAACTGGATGGGCAACGCGCTAATCTAGATAGGGACAGGCGTCGTCATAGGCAAGGTTTTCGATGGGCAAGCAAAAAAATACTCCAATCAACGCGAAGGGCGATCGCTTGGTCTATTCCGATTTTGGCGATCGCCAATACACCGCCGCCACGGAACGCGCCGTTCCCGATCTGCCCCCTCAGCAGCAAGATCTGCGCATCCAAGCTTCGCGCAAAGGCCGCAAGGGCAAAACGGTCACCATCGTCAGCGGCTTTCAATCCAGCCCTGCTACCCTCGCCACTCTGCTCAAAACCCTGAAGTCTCAATGTGGTGCGGGGGGAACGGTGAAAGACAATACCCTGGAAATCCAGGGGGATCATGGGGATATGCTGCTGCAGGCCTTGAGTAAGCTAGGCTATCGCGCCAAAAAAAGCGGCGGTTGATGAGAAAGGTTCAACTAGGGGCGATCGCCATCCTAGAAGAACAGCTACCGATCATGCTCTTATCATCGCCAAGGCCGTCCTTGTCCTCTTCCCGGCGGCGTACCCATCGATGGTGACAGCGGAAGATGCTCGGATCCCCGGCAACATGTTCTAGCCGATGGGATATTGGCTCGTAGGATCTGCTCATGGAAAGAGGGATGTTGCTTACATTGCAACACCCCTCTTTTTGGGTTGAACGATTGTTGAACGATTATGGTTAAACGATGAGCTACCTGTCTGAAGTTGTTTCCCTCGACGCAGGCAACTCATGGATTCAATCTCGACACCCTCACTTCATTGAGGTTTGTCCTAGCACCTGCTCTTTTAAGCTGGTGAAATCCTCCGCCAATTCTTTGCGGCTGGAGGCTTGTAGCAAATAACGGTAGACGAACCAAGCGGAATATCCCAACCCGACCAACTCAAAAAGTGGGGAGAGTAAAGGAATATCATTAATGGCACCTAGCACAGCTAGAACCAGCTTGACCGAAACGATCGAGCCAGTGATGATGCCTACGGTAATAATGGGGCGCTTGTATTCCCCAAAAAATTCGCTCAAATAGGCGGGCAAATCTGCGAGAAATGCCGACACCTTGTCAACGATGTCTTGCCACTGTTCTTGAGACTCATTAGACGCCGAAGCAGTAAGCTGAGCCAAATCACCCGACTGCTCACCATTGATGTCAACATCAACATCAACGGTCGTTTGTTCTGTTTCTTCCACCATAGTCTCCAAGCTCCTATCTTTTTGTGTAACGTCAAAATCCATCATGACACCTCAAAACACCAGACTCAACGATGTTGGCTAGAGCATATACCAGGCAGGAGCAAACTACTCACCTAATGACGAGGGTCATGTTTCCTAAGGATTCGAACATAATTGACACTAAAGCAGACGCTTAAGAATTGCAAGATACATCCTAGGTACTCTTCTTGAAGCAAGAAACGCTGGAGGAAGTAGACCAGAGGAACTAGACCATGCGTTCGGATGAACTGTCTAGCTGGCTATCGGGCTGCAGGAAGGCTGGTAACGGTTGCCGCCGCAGGGTCAGCGCGGTGACGCTAGGGCTGCGCAAACTCACCCAAATACTGCAATGGGTATCGGATGCGGTAACCATGACATTATCCCGCTGCCCTAACCTACAAGCATAGTGATAGAGCTGGGCTCGTAGATGGAGCGGCGTGGTGTGTAATCGATAGAACAGCTCGTTTTGATGGTACATGCCATCTTGAACGGTGCTGTTAAACCAAAACTTGAAAGGGAAGATTTTCCCTTCGTTGACAACTGGCGGTAACACTGGAATGCTTTCGTGATAAAGGTGGGTTTGAAAACACGAAGATGCAAGACCCCTAGCTTCGTCCATAGTTCAAATACATGTAGAAACGTTGGTCACCCTGAATGATGGGTTCAGATAGCTGGATCATGATGATGCATGAGCACTCATGCCAGCAGACCTGAAGGCGGAATCATTCTTATTGTCAGCAAGGTTGCCAGACTCAGGATCAGTTAATGCCAGCAGGTGGAATGCTGCGCGTCAAGAGTCAAGTAAGACCGATGGATGGTACGACGCTGAGAATGAAACGTTCGGTAGAGAACACAAGGAGGAAGCGTTTTCGTAAGAGGACGCGGCGCAACCCTAGCTACCTCTGTAGTGTTTCAAGGGTAGCTTAGGTGCTAAAGCTAGATCTGAAGGCGGGCGTGCCAGCGTTTGTTGGGTGACTCATGCTGGACGATGATGTGTATGGATGACCACTGGGGTTGGGGCTGCCTGTTGTACAACAACGGTTAACCCGGTTCTTGAAGCCTAGATGGTAAGACTATCTGGCGATCGCGACCCCCTGCACCGTGACACCCGTCTATACTGCTTGAGCCGGAGTCTCCCTCATTCTACTCAACTCGCCTGGGGCGATCGCTGGTTTTTTCCATAATTTCACATAGATGGAATAGCTAAAATGTATCCTAAGCAGCAATATTTTAGGGTGGCAAGACAGGATTTGAACGCAGCGATATGCTAGACAGTGAGCCTAAACGTATATCCTAGGGGGCGATCGCTCCCTGGAATGTAGGGCTGGCTGCCTTGACCTTTCGATCGGGCCGCATCATTCACCATTGTTCCTGTATCAACTCCTATGCTGACCGAGCAACCCCAGCAACCCCACCAACCTCCGTCGAATAAATCCACGTGGAAAGCCATCCTTCGGCTGCTGCGCTGGGATAAACCCACCGGCCGCTTGATCTTAATGATCCCTGCCCTGTGGGCGGTGGTGCTGGCAGCCCATCGCCAAGTTCCAGGACAGTTACCGCCTTGGCCCTTGGTGGGGGTGATTATTCTAGGTAGCTTGGCCACCAGCGCGGCGGGCTGTGTGGTCAATGATCTCTGGGATCGCAATATTGACCCGAAGGTGAGCCGAACGCGCGATCGCCCCCTAGCGTCCCGTGCCCTGTCGATTCAAACCGGCATCGGGGTCTTGCTGGTGTCGCTTGTCTGCGCTTGGGGCCTATCGCTATACCTCAATCCGTTTAGCTTTTGGCTTTGTGTGGCGGCGGTGCCGGTCATTTTGTTCTACCCCTCCGCCAAGCGAGTGTTTCCTATTCCCCAATTGGTGTTGTCCATTGCCTGGGGCTTTGCGGTGTTGATTAGCTGGAGTGCGGTGACGGCGGGGCTAGAGCCAGCGGTGTGGCCGCTCTGGGGCGCTACGGTGCTGTGGACGCTGGGCTTTGATACGGTTTATGCCATGGCGGATCGGGAGGATGATCGGCGCATTGGGGTGCGATCGAGTGCCCTATTTTTTGGATCGCGGGCGGCGGCAGCGGTGGGCATCTTTTTTGCTGGCGCGGCTATACTGCTGGGGATCACGGGCTGGATGCTGTCTTTGGGTATTCTGTTCTGGATCACCTGGGTGTTGACCCTGCCGGTTTGGGCTTGGCACTATTGGGAACTGCGCCGCACGAAGCCCCACCCGTCCCTCTATGGTCAGGTGTTCCGCCAAAATGTGGGACTGGGATTTTGGCTGCTGGCGGGGATGGTGCTGGGCAGCCAGATTTGAGTGTTTGCAGCAGCGCTCTACCCGCAACGTCAATTCGGGTTAAGGGGATTTTCCAGCTTGTTGGACGAAAGAATCAAGCTCTCAGTCCACGAGAGAATAAGGCTTTCAGCTTATCCCGAACTCAGGTTACCCGCAGGTGAGCATCGGGAAGACGGTAGGGATTAGCGCTGGAGTTGCGGGATCGTGGAAGGGCTCACAGGATTGGCGGCGGTTTCCGGTGTTTCGCTCAAGGTAATCACGTAGGGAGCAGACTGACGGGGTGAGATGCCGCCTACCCAGATGCGATAGGTGCCTGCCGCCCATTCGCCAATGATGGCGGGGCTGAAGGTTTGGTAATTATCGTTGCACCAGGTATTGCCATCTTGATCACGGACGATCAGGGTCGTGTCTTGCCGGCTCTGCACTTGCAGGCTGAGGTAGGGAAATGGCTGGGTGAGCACCATGGTGTGGTCGGGCTGGTCGTTGATGAAGCCGTTGCATAGACCCGTGGAGCTTTGGGTACTTTGAACCATATCACTGGCGGCCTGATTACCGCCGCTCAGCCCCCGAACGGTGGCGGGGTTGGGGGTGAAATTGGGGGTGAGGGTGATGTCTTCAAACAGGGTGACGCCGGAACTGTAGACCACAGGATTAGGGCGAGCTTGGGCGATCGCTCCTGAGGATACCCACAGGGGCATGAGGGCAGCGATCGCGCCGAAGGTGAGGATAGGGCGGGGGTGCATAGGCGGGTGGAGAATGACGACGGGCTGGAACGAGGCTCCTTGACCACGATGGTCAGACCTGCCGAAATGTTCCATGCCGCTATCTTAGCCAACCCGCAGGTGGACGTTAGACTACCCAGCCTGGGCGATCCCTAGGGCTGCGGTTAACCGAGCTTGATCGACACCCTTGGCATGGAGCAAGACCCAAGACTGGATCAGGTCGGGGCCATGCATGGCGCAGGTGAGGGCCGCCCGCAGCGATCGCATCACCAATCCTTTTTTCACCCCAGCGGCCTTGGTGGCTTGCTTGACGATATCTTTGGCGCTGTCTTCGGTGAGGGGTACGGTTTGCTCTGCCAGCAAGGTTTGCACCGCTGCTAGCAGATCGGCCACGCCTGCCTGCTGGAGCTGGGCGATCGCTTCCTCGTCGTGGGGCAGGTCGGCATCAAACAGATAGCGGGTCATGTCGGTGGCGTCGCTGAGGCGGACGAGGCTTTGCCCTACTAGGGTGGCGACTTGCTCCAACCAAGGGCGATCGCCTGCCAGATCAACGGCGTAGCCTGCCTGTTGCCAGTAGGGCACCAAACCCTGCACCAAGTCTTCACTGGGCATGGCGTGGAGATATTGACTGTTCAGCCAGTTGAGCTTATCCCAGTCAAACTTTGCGCCGGCCTTGTTGACCCGGTCAAAACTAAACTGCTGAGCGGCCTCTGCCAGGAGAAACTGTTCCTGGGTGGCATCCGGCGGCGACCAGCCGAGCAGGGTCATGTAGTTCACCAAGGCTTCGGCGGTGTAGCCCATGGCCTGAAAATCGGAGATAGACGTAACGCCATCCCGCTTCGATAGTTTTGCCCCCGCTTGGTTCAAGATTAGGGGTGTATGGCCAAACTCCGGCACGGTAGCGCCGAGGGCTTCGTAGAGCAAAATTTGCTTGGGCGTGTTGCCAATGTGGTCTTCTCCGCGAATCACGTGGGTGATGCCCATGTCGATGTCATCGAGCACCACTACTAGGTTGTACAGCGGTTGACCAATATCGTCTTGGGAGGCCGCGCGGGCAATCACCATATCGCCGCCGAGGTCACGTCCTTTCCAGGTCACTGTGCCCCGCACCAAGTCTGTCCAGGCAATCTCGCGATCGTCGTCAATTTTGAAGCGAATCACTGGCTGGCGACCCTCGGCCAGGAAGGCTGCTTCCTGCTCAGGCGTGAGGTGGCGATGGCGGTTATCGTAGCGAGGGGCATCGCCTCGGGCCTTTTGCTTAGCCCGCATCTCATCGAGTTCGTCCGGGGTGCAATAGCAGCGGTAGGCCAATCCCTGGTCTAACAAGCTGTGGATGGCTTGACGGTAGAGATCCAGCCGCTGGCTTTGGTAAAAGGGGCCTTCATCCCAGGTCATCCCTAGCCAGGCGAGACCCTCCAGAATATTCTCGGTAAATTCGGGTCGCGATCGCTCTAGGTCAGTGTCTTCAATACGCAGGATGAACTGCCCCCCGTGGTGGCGGGCAAAGAGCCAGTTAAAAACGGCCGTGCGAGCCGTACCAATATGCAAATTTCCCGTAGGACTAGGGGCAATACGAACGCGAACTGTCATACACCAACCACTTGTGGAACAACATTGAATTCATACCATATGGGGGCGATCGCAGCGTTGAACCGTCGCGTTCAACGCTCAGGAGACACCGTCGGCTGGCCCATCCCCACCCCCAAGAGATCAGCAGGAGTAGGGGCTGAGCGGCAGCCCACCCAAGATCTTTCTCAAGATCCCTGATGATCTCATATACCAATTCTCATATACCAATAAAGAAGAGAGCCAGAATTAGCTCTCTTGGTTTTCTTCTTCAGTTTAACGGGACTGACGGGGCTCGAACCCGCAACTTCCGCCGTGACAGGGCGGTGCTCTAACCAATTGAACTACAGTCCCCTATATGGGTCGCTCTTTCTTAAGGGCGATCTTGATTATGCCGATTCCAAACTCATTTGTCAAATAAAAGTTGTGACTAAGAAATGACAAAGTTGGAAGGCGATCGCTGTCCTGAGCTTAACGCTAAATTAACGTCTAGCGCTGAGACTTAATCATAGCGGAATCATGCCCCAGTTTTGCACCGATGGGATAGATTTCTAGTAGATTTCCACGACTCAAGGTTGATGTCAGGTCTGTCATGGCTGCTTGGATGACCCTAAACGGAACACCGCCGCTGGTGATTGCCCACCGAGGTGCGAGTGGCGATCGCCCCGA
Above is a genomic segment from Leptolyngbya sp. CCY15150 containing:
- the gltX gene encoding glutamate--tRNA ligase, translated to MTVRVRIAPSPTGNLHIGTARTAVFNWLFARHHGGQFILRIEDTDLERSRPEFTENILEGLAWLGMTWDEGPFYQSQRLDLYRQAIHSLLDQGLAYRCYCTPDELDEMRAKQKARGDAPRYDNRHRHLTPEQEAAFLAEGRQPVIRFKIDDDREIAWTDLVRGTVTWKGRDLGGDMVIARAASQDDIGQPLYNLVVVLDDIDMGITHVIRGEDHIGNTPKQILLYEALGATVPEFGHTPLILNQAGAKLSKRDGVTSISDFQAMGYTAEALVNYMTLLGWSPPDATQEQFLLAEAAQQFSFDRVNKAGAKFDWDKLNWLNSQYLHAMPSEDLVQGLVPYWQQAGYAVDLAGDRPWLEQVATLVGQSLVRLSDATDMTRYLFDADLPHDEEAIAQLQQAGVADLLAAVQTLLAEQTVPLTEDSAKDIVKQATKAAGVKKGLVMRSLRAALTCAMHGPDLIQSWVLLHAKGVDQARLTAALGIAQAG
- a CDS encoding 4-hydroxybenzoate solanesyltransferase, translating into MLTEQPQQPHQPPSNKSTWKAILRLLRWDKPTGRLILMIPALWAVVLAAHRQVPGQLPPWPLVGVIILGSLATSAAGCVVNDLWDRNIDPKVSRTRDRPLASRALSIQTGIGVLLVSLVCAWGLSLYLNPFSFWLCVAAVPVILFYPSAKRVFPIPQLVLSIAWGFAVLISWSAVTAGLEPAVWPLWGATVLWTLGFDTVYAMADREDDRRIGVRSSALFFGSRAAAAVGIFFAGAAILLGITGWMLSLGILFWITWVLTLPVWAWHYWELRRTKPHPSLYGQVFRQNVGLGFWLLAGMVLGSQI
- a CDS encoding translation initiation factor, translated to MGKQKNTPINAKGDRLVYSDFGDRQYTAATERAVPDLPPQQQDLRIQASRKGRKGKTVTIVSGFQSSPATLATLLKTLKSQCGAGGTVKDNTLEIQGDHGDMLLQALSKLGYRAKKSGG
- a CDS encoding CAAD domain-containing protein; this encodes MDFDVTQKDRSLETMVEETEQTTVDVDVDINGEQSGDLAQLTASASNESQEQWQDIVDKVSAFLADLPAYLSEFFGEYKRPIITVGIITGSIVSVKLVLAVLGAINDIPLLSPLFELVGLGYSAWFVYRYLLQASSRKELAEDFTSLKEQVLGQTSMK